A genomic stretch from Malus domestica chromosome 15, GDT2T_hap1 includes:
- the LOC103415723 gene encoding uncharacterized protein isoform X1, whose protein sequence is MSAIVCGKRSSIFGDNSLPSTSPPVSSASKRIRCSSSSSPVRFSLPSTRSFSASHLIEHLRAVFPGMDNQLLERALEECRDDLDSAIRSLNELRLGSAAGQSDIASEANVQLQSQGAVSTNGEIAITDDPSVQNNLPTDGAEWVELVVREMMSASNMNDAKARASRVLEALEKSISERATAEVAQSFCHENMMLKEQLEAIIQENTILKRAVSTQHEQQKEFEDRGQELQHLKQLVAQYQEQLRTLEQVNNYALTMHLKQAQQSSTIPARFHPDVF, encoded by the exons ATGTCTGCCATCGTGTGCGGGAAGAGATCATCGATTTTCGGAGACAACTCGCTGCCGTCGACTTCCCCTCCCGTCTCCTCCGCTTCCAAGAGAATCCgctgctcctcttcttcctccccGGTTCGCTTCTCTCTTCCCTCCACGAGGTCGTTTTCTGCATCGCATTTGATCGAACACCTCAGGGCCGTTTTCCCAGGCATGGACAACCAG CTTCTAGAGAGAGCACTTGAAGAATGTCGTGATGATTTGGATTCGGCTATCAGAAGTTTGAATGAGCTACGTTTAGGTTCTGCTGCAGGACAATCTGACATAGCTTCAGAAGCAAATGTGCAACTCCAATCACAGG GTGCGGTATCAACAAATGGAGAGATTGCAATTACTGATGATCCATCAGTGCAAAATAACCTTCCCACGGATGGAGCAGAGTGGGTGGAGCTCGTTGTGAGAGAGATGATGAGTGCCTCTAACATGAATGATGCTAAAGCTCGTGCCTCAAGAGTGCTTGAGGCTTTGGAGAAGTCTATTAGTGAGCGTGCAACCGCAGAGGTAGCCCAAAGCTTTTGCCAT GAAAATATGATGCTGAAGGAACAATTGGAAGCTATTATTCAGGAAAATACAATTTTAAAGCGAGCTGTATCCACTCAGCATGAACAGCAGAAGGAGTTTGAAGATAGAGGCCAGGAATTGCAGCATCTGAAGCAACTGGTGGCCCAGTACCAGGAACAGTTGAGAACCCTCGAG CAGGTGAACAACTATGCACTTACAATGCACCTAAAGCAGGCACAGCAAAGTAGCACCATTCCAGCTCGTTTTCATCCGGATGTTTTCTAA
- the LOC103415723 gene encoding uncharacterized protein isoform X2, translating into MSAIVCGKRSSIFGDNSLPSTSPPVSSASKRIRCSSSSSPVRFSLPSTRSFSASHLIEHLRAVFPGMDNQLLERALEECRDDLDSAIRSLNELRLGSAAGQSDIASEANVQLQSQGAVSTNGEIAITDDPSVQNNLPTDGAEWVELVVREMMSASNMNDAKARASRVLEALEKSISERATAEVAQSFCHENMMLKEQLEAIIQENTILKRAVSTQHEQQKEFEDRGQELQHLKQLVAQYQEQLRTLEVNNYALTMHLKQAQQSSTIPARFHPDVF; encoded by the exons ATGTCTGCCATCGTGTGCGGGAAGAGATCATCGATTTTCGGAGACAACTCGCTGCCGTCGACTTCCCCTCCCGTCTCCTCCGCTTCCAAGAGAATCCgctgctcctcttcttcctccccGGTTCGCTTCTCTCTTCCCTCCACGAGGTCGTTTTCTGCATCGCATTTGATCGAACACCTCAGGGCCGTTTTCCCAGGCATGGACAACCAG CTTCTAGAGAGAGCACTTGAAGAATGTCGTGATGATTTGGATTCGGCTATCAGAAGTTTGAATGAGCTACGTTTAGGTTCTGCTGCAGGACAATCTGACATAGCTTCAGAAGCAAATGTGCAACTCCAATCACAGG GTGCGGTATCAACAAATGGAGAGATTGCAATTACTGATGATCCATCAGTGCAAAATAACCTTCCCACGGATGGAGCAGAGTGGGTGGAGCTCGTTGTGAGAGAGATGATGAGTGCCTCTAACATGAATGATGCTAAAGCTCGTGCCTCAAGAGTGCTTGAGGCTTTGGAGAAGTCTATTAGTGAGCGTGCAACCGCAGAGGTAGCCCAAAGCTTTTGCCAT GAAAATATGATGCTGAAGGAACAATTGGAAGCTATTATTCAGGAAAATACAATTTTAAAGCGAGCTGTATCCACTCAGCATGAACAGCAGAAGGAGTTTGAAGATAGAGGCCAGGAATTGCAGCATCTGAAGCAACTGGTGGCCCAGTACCAGGAACAGTTGAGAACCCTCGAG GTGAACAACTATGCACTTACAATGCACCTAAAGCAGGCACAGCAAAGTAGCACCATTCCAGCTCGTTTTCATCCGGATGTTTTCTAA
- the LOC103415723 gene encoding uncharacterized protein isoform X4 translates to MSAIVCGKRSSIFGDNSLPSTSPPVSSASKRIRCSSSSSPVRFSLPSTRSFSASHLIEHLRAVFPGMDNQLLERALEECRDDLDSAIRSLNELRLGSAAGQSDIASEANVQLQSQGAVSTNGEIAITDDPSVQNNLPTDGAEWVELVVREMMSASNMNDAKARASRVLEALEKSISERATAEENMMLKEQLEAIIQENTILKRAVSTQHEQQKEFEDRGQELQHLKQLVAQYQEQLRTLEVNNYALTMHLKQAQQSSTIPARFHPDVF, encoded by the exons ATGTCTGCCATCGTGTGCGGGAAGAGATCATCGATTTTCGGAGACAACTCGCTGCCGTCGACTTCCCCTCCCGTCTCCTCCGCTTCCAAGAGAATCCgctgctcctcttcttcctccccGGTTCGCTTCTCTCTTCCCTCCACGAGGTCGTTTTCTGCATCGCATTTGATCGAACACCTCAGGGCCGTTTTCCCAGGCATGGACAACCAG CTTCTAGAGAGAGCACTTGAAGAATGTCGTGATGATTTGGATTCGGCTATCAGAAGTTTGAATGAGCTACGTTTAGGTTCTGCTGCAGGACAATCTGACATAGCTTCAGAAGCAAATGTGCAACTCCAATCACAGG GTGCGGTATCAACAAATGGAGAGATTGCAATTACTGATGATCCATCAGTGCAAAATAACCTTCCCACGGATGGAGCAGAGTGGGTGGAGCTCGTTGTGAGAGAGATGATGAGTGCCTCTAACATGAATGATGCTAAAGCTCGTGCCTCAAGAGTGCTTGAGGCTTTGGAGAAGTCTATTAGTGAGCGTGCAACCGCAGAG GAAAATATGATGCTGAAGGAACAATTGGAAGCTATTATTCAGGAAAATACAATTTTAAAGCGAGCTGTATCCACTCAGCATGAACAGCAGAAGGAGTTTGAAGATAGAGGCCAGGAATTGCAGCATCTGAAGCAACTGGTGGCCCAGTACCAGGAACAGTTGAGAACCCTCGAG GTGAACAACTATGCACTTACAATGCACCTAAAGCAGGCACAGCAAAGTAGCACCATTCCAGCTCGTTTTCATCCGGATGTTTTCTAA
- the LOC103415723 gene encoding uncharacterized protein isoform X3: MSAIVCGKRSSIFGDNSLPSTSPPVSSASKRIRCSSSSSPVRFSLPSTRSFSASHLIEHLRAVFPGMDNQLLERALEECRDDLDSAIRSLNELRLGSAAGQSDIASEANVQLQSQGAVSTNGEIAITDDPSVQNNLPTDGAEWVELVVREMMSASNMNDAKARASRVLEALEKSISERATAEENMMLKEQLEAIIQENTILKRAVSTQHEQQKEFEDRGQELQHLKQLVAQYQEQLRTLEQVNNYALTMHLKQAQQSSTIPARFHPDVF, translated from the exons ATGTCTGCCATCGTGTGCGGGAAGAGATCATCGATTTTCGGAGACAACTCGCTGCCGTCGACTTCCCCTCCCGTCTCCTCCGCTTCCAAGAGAATCCgctgctcctcttcttcctccccGGTTCGCTTCTCTCTTCCCTCCACGAGGTCGTTTTCTGCATCGCATTTGATCGAACACCTCAGGGCCGTTTTCCCAGGCATGGACAACCAG CTTCTAGAGAGAGCACTTGAAGAATGTCGTGATGATTTGGATTCGGCTATCAGAAGTTTGAATGAGCTACGTTTAGGTTCTGCTGCAGGACAATCTGACATAGCTTCAGAAGCAAATGTGCAACTCCAATCACAGG GTGCGGTATCAACAAATGGAGAGATTGCAATTACTGATGATCCATCAGTGCAAAATAACCTTCCCACGGATGGAGCAGAGTGGGTGGAGCTCGTTGTGAGAGAGATGATGAGTGCCTCTAACATGAATGATGCTAAAGCTCGTGCCTCAAGAGTGCTTGAGGCTTTGGAGAAGTCTATTAGTGAGCGTGCAACCGCAGAG GAAAATATGATGCTGAAGGAACAATTGGAAGCTATTATTCAGGAAAATACAATTTTAAAGCGAGCTGTATCCACTCAGCATGAACAGCAGAAGGAGTTTGAAGATAGAGGCCAGGAATTGCAGCATCTGAAGCAACTGGTGGCCCAGTACCAGGAACAGTTGAGAACCCTCGAG CAGGTGAACAACTATGCACTTACAATGCACCTAAAGCAGGCACAGCAAAGTAGCACCATTCCAGCTCGTTTTCATCCGGATGTTTTCTAA
- the LOC103431458 gene encoding serine/threonine-protein kinase PBL34-like translates to MDNQCGCWAVLKRGVSGTCKSSASKDSANTIPRTSLVYDAATETRYLNASNRDLLPPNEAQLSSDAPNPPPSDEKPVRQLLQFTFQELKSATGNFRPDSILGEGGFGYVFKGWIEENGTGPAKPGSGITVAVKSLKPDGLQGHREWVAEVDFLGQLHHSNLVKLIGYCIEDDQRLLVYEFMTRGSLENHLFRRTIPLPWSNRIKIALGAAKGLAFLHNGPEPVIYRDFKTSNILLDSEYNAKLSDFGLAKAGPQGDKTHVSTRVVGTYGYAAPEYVMTGHLTSKSDVYSFGVVLLEILTGRRSMDKKRPSGEQNLVAWARPHLADKRKLSLLVDPRLELNYSIKGVQKVSQLAYSCLSRDPKSRPTMDEVVRVLIPLQDLNDLAILSHHSRLSQQGRRKKKPDGTHQLTYSQSKSVRDSPLNTGKQQRR, encoded by the exons ATGGACAACCAGTGCGGTTGCTGGGCTGTCCTTAAACGCGGCGTTAGCGGTACCTGCAAATCCTCTGCTTCCAAAGACTCTGCCAACACTATCCCTCGTACTAGTCTTGTTTATGATGCAG CTACAGAGACCAGATATCTTAATGCCAGCAATAGAGACCTCTTGCCTCCAAATGAAGCCCAACTATCCTCTGATGCTCCTAATCCACCGCCTTCGGATGAGAAGCCGGTTCGCCAGTTGCTCCAGTTCACTTTTCAGGAGCTAAAATCAGCAACGGGGAACTTCAGGCCGGATAGCATTCTTGGGGAAGGCGGATTTGGATACGTGTTCAAAGGGTGGATAGAGGAAAATGGGACAGGGCCAGCGAAACCCGGGTCAGGGATTACAGTGGCAGTTAAAAGCTTAAAGCCAGATGGTCTCCAAGGCCATAGAGAATGGGTG GCTGAGGTTGACTTTCTCGGGCAGCTCCACCACTCTAATCTTGTAAAGCTTATCGGATACTGCATCGAAGATGATCAGAGGTTACTTGTTTACGAATTTATGACCCGCGGGAGTCTTGAAAATCATCTTTTCAGGA GGACTATACCTCTACCGTGGTCGAATAGGATTAAGATTGCACTTGGTGCAGCAAAAGGGTTGGCATTTCTCCACAACGGTCCAGAACCTGTCATTTATAGAGATTTTAAGACATCAAACATTTTGCTCGATTCA GAATACAATGCAAAGCTTTCAGATTTCGGTTTGGCGAAAGCCGGGCCTCAGGGAGACAAAACACATGTTTCTACTAGGGTTGTTGGAACATATGGCTATGCTGCTCCAGAGTATGTGATGACAG GACACTTGACATCTAAAAGTGATGTGTACAGCTTTGGTGTAGTTTTACTTGAGATTTTAACAGGAAGAAGATCCATGGATAAGAAACGCCCTAGCGGAGAACAAAACCTTGTGGCATGGGCTCGGCCACATTTAGCTGACAAGCGAAAGCTTTCCCTTCTAGTGGATCCACGCTTGGAATTGAACTACTCCATTAAAGGGGTCCAGAAGGTCTCACAATTGGCTTACAGTTGCCTTAGTAGGGACCCAAAATCCCGCCCTACAATGGATGAAGTCGTGAGGGTTCTTATTCCGTTGCAGGATCTCAATGACCTCGCCATCTTATCTCATCATTCTCGTTTATCTCAACAAGGAAGGCGAAAGAAGAAACCTGACGGAACTCACCAGCTCACCTACAGCCAGTCTAAGAGCGTCAGAGATTCTCCGTTAAATACTGGCAAGCAGCAACGCAGATGA
- the LOC103431457 gene encoding U11/U12 small nuclear ribonucleoprotein 25 kDa protein-like isoform X1, whose protein sequence is MRMKMDVGICEQELATNATACSLFPASLSPRRLLSGSGRKNNAYRKLPQEPLKLFVIKLDGSSFEIQVSMTATVAELKEAVKDVFSQSPMHEMISWSHVWGNFCLCYKGQKLLDYKALIRLFGIKDGDKIFFVQHASIKYEREKRRIGLWRKRICDIPAYEQLVKL, encoded by the exons ATGCGCATGAAAATGGACGTGGGTATTTGTGAACAAGAGTTGGCGACGAATGCCACCGCATGCAGCCTGTTTCCGGCATCACTATCTCCACGGAGACTTCTCAGCGGCAGCGGTCGGAAGAACAATGCTTACCGAAAGCTGCCCCAGGAGCCGCTTAAGCTTTTTGTCATCAAATTGGATGGCTCTAGCTTTG AGATTCAAGTTTCGATGACAGCCACGGTGGCCGAACTGAAAGAGGCAGTGAAGGATGTTTTCAGTCAGTCGCCGATGCATGAAATGATTTCATG GTCACATGTGTGGGGTAATTTTTGCTTATGCTATAAAGGTCAGAAGCTACTCGATTACAAAGCATTAATCCGACTTTTTGGAATCAAAGATGGCGATAAG ATATTTTTTGTTCAACATGCTTCAATTAAGTATGAGCGGGAAAAGCGACGGATAGGGTTGTGGAGGAAAAGGATATGTGACATCCCTGCTTATGAACAGCTAGTGAAgttgtga
- the LOC103431457 gene encoding U11/U12 small nuclear ribonucleoprotein 25 kDa protein-like isoform X2 — protein MPPHAACFRHHYLHGDFSAAAVGRTMLTESCPRSRLSFLSSNWMALALAEIQVSMTATVAELKEAVKDVFSQSPMHEMISWSHVWGNFCLCYKGQKLLDYKALIRLFGIKDGDKIFFVQHASIKYEREKRRIGLWRKRICDIPAYEQLVKL, from the exons ATGCCACCGCATGCAGCCTGTTTCCGGCATCACTATCTCCACGGAGACTTCTCAGCGGCAGCGGTCGGAAGAACAATGCTTACCGAAAGCTGCCCCAGGAGCCGCTTAAGCTTTTTGTCATCAAATTGGATGGCTCTAGCTTTG GCAGAGATTCAAGTTTCGATGACAGCCACGGTGGCCGAACTGAAAGAGGCAGTGAAGGATGTTTTCAGTCAGTCGCCGATGCATGAAATGATTTCATG GTCACATGTGTGGGGTAATTTTTGCTTATGCTATAAAGGTCAGAAGCTACTCGATTACAAAGCATTAATCCGACTTTTTGGAATCAAAGATGGCGATAAG ATATTTTTTGTTCAACATGCTTCAATTAAGTATGAGCGGGAAAAGCGACGGATAGGGTTGTGGAGGAAAAGGATATGTGACATCCCTGCTTATGAACAGCTAGTGAAgttgtga
- the LOC103431457 gene encoding uncharacterized protein isoform X3, whose protein sequence is MRMKMDVGICEQELATNATACSLFPASLSPRRLLSGSGRKNNAYRKLPQEPLKLFVIKLDGSSFEIQVSMTATVAELKEAVKDVFSQSPMHEMISWSHVWGNFCLCYKDIFCSTCFN, encoded by the exons ATGCGCATGAAAATGGACGTGGGTATTTGTGAACAAGAGTTGGCGACGAATGCCACCGCATGCAGCCTGTTTCCGGCATCACTATCTCCACGGAGACTTCTCAGCGGCAGCGGTCGGAAGAACAATGCTTACCGAAAGCTGCCCCAGGAGCCGCTTAAGCTTTTTGTCATCAAATTGGATGGCTCTAGCTTTG AGATTCAAGTTTCGATGACAGCCACGGTGGCCGAACTGAAAGAGGCAGTGAAGGATGTTTTCAGTCAGTCGCCGATGCATGAAATGATTTCATG GTCACATGTGTGGGGTAATTTTTGCTTATGCTATAAAG ATATTTTTTGTTCAACATGCTTCAATTAA